In Streptomyces sp. NBC_01717, one DNA window encodes the following:
- a CDS encoding cupin domain-containing protein, whose protein sequence is MTTHRPRIVDLSETQPNRRRGGDLRAMLTPTAVGATSGFMGLAIVQPGDRIGEHYHPYSEEFVYVVNGLLEVDLDGEPHALRPDQGLLIPPYVRHRFRNVGDVEARMVFHLGPLAPRPELGHVDTEHTETADRAAPPERAEAAS, encoded by the coding sequence ATGACCACGCACCGGCCACGCATCGTGGACCTCAGTGAGACCCAGCCCAACCGCAGGCGCGGAGGCGATCTGCGCGCCATGCTCACGCCGACAGCGGTGGGCGCCACCAGCGGCTTCATGGGGCTGGCCATCGTGCAGCCCGGCGACCGCATCGGAGAGCACTACCACCCGTACTCCGAGGAGTTCGTGTACGTCGTGAACGGTCTTCTGGAGGTGGACCTGGACGGTGAACCGCATGCCCTGCGGCCCGACCAGGGTCTGCTGATCCCTCCGTACGTACGCCACCGCTTCCGCAACGTGGGCGATGTGGAAGCGCGCATGGTCTTCCATCTCGGCCCGCTCGCCCCACGCCCGGAGCTCGGCCACGTCGACACCGAGCACACGGAGACGGCGGACCGGGCCGCGCCGCCAGAACGAGCCGAGGCCGCTTCATGA
- a CDS encoding beta-ketoacyl-[acyl-carrier-protein] synthase family protein, producing the protein MTRRVAVTGVGVVAPGGIGAPAFWDLLANGRTATRGITLFDPAGFRSRIAAECDFDPAEHGLGEEEIARSDRYVQFALVAAREALGDASLDLEKVDPWRIGVSLGTAVGGTTRLEHDYVAVSGSGARWDVDHRPAGRHLERAFSPSSLASAVAEEVGAHGPVQTVSTGCTSGLDAIGYAFQSIEEGRVDVCIAGASDSPITPITVACFDAIKATSANNSDPEHASRPFDASRDGFVMGEGGAVLVLEELEHARARGATVYCEIAGYSTFGNAYHMTGLTPEGLEMAEAINQALGHARIDGSEIDYVNAHGSGTKQNDRHETAAVKRALGAHAYDVPMSSIKSMVGHSLGAIGAIEIAACVLALVNQTVPPTANYETPDPECDLDYVPRTARPMKLRSVLSVGSGFGGFQSAVALTRTGGRTR; encoded by the coding sequence ATGACGCGGCGCGTGGCGGTCACCGGGGTCGGCGTCGTCGCCCCGGGCGGAATCGGCGCGCCGGCCTTCTGGGACCTCCTCGCGAACGGGCGGACCGCGACACGGGGCATCACCCTCTTCGACCCGGCCGGGTTCCGCTCCCGGATCGCCGCCGAGTGCGACTTCGACCCGGCGGAGCACGGTCTCGGCGAGGAGGAGATCGCCCGCTCGGACCGGTACGTCCAGTTCGCGCTGGTCGCCGCCCGGGAAGCCCTCGGCGACGCGAGTCTCGACCTGGAGAAGGTGGATCCCTGGCGGATCGGCGTCTCGCTCGGCACGGCAGTCGGTGGCACCACCCGACTGGAGCACGACTACGTCGCCGTCAGCGGCAGCGGCGCCCGCTGGGACGTCGACCACCGCCCGGCGGGCCGGCACCTGGAGCGGGCCTTCTCGCCCAGCTCCCTCGCCTCGGCGGTGGCCGAGGAGGTCGGCGCGCACGGCCCGGTGCAGACCGTTTCGACGGGCTGCACCTCCGGCCTCGACGCGATCGGGTACGCCTTCCAGTCCATCGAGGAGGGCCGCGTCGACGTGTGCATCGCCGGCGCGTCCGACTCGCCGATCACCCCCATCACGGTGGCCTGCTTCGACGCGATCAAGGCGACCTCGGCGAACAACAGCGACCCGGAGCACGCCTCCCGGCCGTTCGACGCCAGCCGGGACGGCTTCGTCATGGGCGAGGGCGGAGCCGTGCTCGTCCTGGAGGAGCTGGAACACGCCCGCGCCCGCGGCGCGACCGTGTACTGCGAGATCGCCGGCTACTCCACCTTCGGCAACGCCTACCACATGACCGGGCTGACCCCCGAGGGACTGGAGATGGCCGAGGCCATCAACCAGGCCCTCGGCCACGCCCGTATCGACGGTTCGGAGATCGACTACGTCAACGCGCACGGCTCCGGCACCAAGCAGAACGACCGGCACGAGACGGCCGCGGTGAAACGAGCCCTGGGCGCACACGCCTATGACGTGCCCATGAGCTCCATCAAGTCCATGGTCGGTCACTCACTCGGAGCCATCGGTGCCATCGAGATCGCCGCCTGCGTCCTTGCGTTGGTCAACCAGACAGTGCCGCCGACGGCGAACTACGAGACCCCTGACCCCGAATGCGACCTCGACTACGTGCCGCGTACCGCACGTCCCATGAAGCTGCGCAGCGTGCTGTCGGTCGGCAGCGGCTTCGGGGGTTTCCAGTCCGCGGTGGCCCTGACCAGAACAGGCGGGAGGACACGATGA
- a CDS encoding ketosynthase chain-length factor → MNVREARRTVVTGIGVVAPNGTTTESFWKMTLEGINVLDRVTREGCEHLPLRVAGEVRGFDPVALVEERYLVQTDRFTHFAMAAADLALDDARLGRADYEKAPFGVGVVTAAGSGGGEFGQRELQRLWGQGSKYVGPYQSIAWFYAASTGQISIRGGFKGPCAVVASDEAGGLDALAHAARTIRRGADAVVVGAAEAPLAPYSVVCQLGYEDLSVCDDPARAYLPFTADACGFVPAEGGAMLVVEEEGAVLRRGAKVRAELAGHAATFTGASRWAESREGLSRAISGALREADCAPEEIDVIFADALGVPAADRAEALAIADALGAHGRRVPVTAPKSGIGRAYCGAPVLDVAAAVLAMEDGLIPPTPNVVDVCHDLDVVTGRARPAELRTALVLSRGLMGSNAAIVLRHPTDTHA, encoded by the coding sequence ATGAACGTCCGAGAGGCCCGGCGCACCGTCGTCACGGGTATTGGTGTCGTCGCCCCCAACGGCACGACCACGGAATCGTTCTGGAAGATGACGCTGGAAGGGATAAACGTCCTCGACCGCGTCACCCGCGAAGGCTGCGAACATCTGCCTCTGCGGGTCGCCGGTGAAGTCCGGGGTTTCGACCCGGTGGCGCTGGTGGAAGAACGTTACCTCGTACAGACCGACCGGTTCACGCACTTCGCGATGGCCGCGGCGGATCTCGCGCTCGACGACGCCCGGCTCGGCCGGGCCGACTACGAGAAGGCCCCGTTCGGCGTGGGGGTGGTGACCGCCGCCGGGTCGGGCGGCGGCGAGTTCGGCCAGCGCGAACTGCAACGGCTGTGGGGTCAGGGGTCCAAGTACGTCGGCCCCTACCAGTCCATCGCCTGGTTCTACGCCGCCAGCACCGGCCAGATCTCCATCCGGGGCGGTTTCAAGGGACCGTGTGCCGTCGTCGCCAGCGACGAGGCGGGCGGCCTGGACGCGCTGGCGCACGCCGCCCGGACCATCCGCCGCGGCGCCGACGCGGTGGTCGTCGGCGCGGCGGAGGCTCCCCTGGCCCCGTACTCGGTCGTCTGCCAGCTCGGGTACGAGGACCTGAGTGTCTGCGACGACCCCGCACGGGCGTACCTCCCCTTCACTGCCGACGCCTGCGGCTTCGTGCCGGCCGAGGGCGGCGCCATGCTCGTGGTCGAGGAAGAGGGAGCGGTGCTGCGCCGTGGGGCCAAGGTCCGGGCCGAACTGGCGGGCCACGCGGCGACGTTCACCGGGGCGTCCCGGTGGGCGGAGTCCAGGGAGGGCCTGTCCCGGGCGATCAGCGGTGCGCTCCGGGAGGCCGACTGCGCGCCGGAGGAGATCGACGTGATCTTCGCGGACGCGCTCGGAGTACCCGCGGCGGACCGCGCCGAGGCGCTGGCCATCGCCGACGCGCTCGGCGCGCACGGCAGGCGCGTACCGGTCACGGCGCCCAAGAGCGGGATCGGCAGGGCCTACTGCGGAGCGCCGGTACTGGACGTGGCTGCCGCAGTGCTGGCCATGGAGGACGGTCTGATACCGCCCACCCCCAATGTGGTCGACGTGTGCCACGACCTCGACGTGGTCACCGGCCGGGCGCGCCCCGCCGAGCTGCGGACGGCGCTCGTGCTGAGCCGCGGCCTCATGGGTTCGAACGCGGCGATTGTGCTGCGGCACCCCACCGACACCCACGCGTGA
- a CDS encoding acyl carrier protein, protein MTNPLTYQELAALMKKGAGVTVDPTEMESRPASGFDEFGLDSLGLLGIVGVLENRHGQALPADADRCKTPREFLDLVNNNLVTGA, encoded by the coding sequence ATGACCAATCCACTGACGTACCAGGAGCTGGCCGCGCTGATGAAGAAGGGCGCGGGAGTCACCGTCGACCCGACCGAGATGGAGAGCCGGCCCGCGTCCGGCTTCGACGAGTTCGGCCTGGACTCGCTCGGCCTCCTCGGCATCGTGGGTGTGCTGGAGAACCGGCACGGCCAGGCGCTCCCCGCCGACGCGGACCGCTGCAAGACCCCCCGTGAATTCCTCGACCTGGTCAACAACAACCTCGTGACAGGAGCCTGA
- a CDS encoding SRPBCC family protein, whose amino-acid sequence MSGHTENEITIAAPLDLVWDVTNDLENWPRLFSEYASVEVLERDGERTKFRLTMHPDENDKVWSWVSERTIDRAARTVVARRVEPGPFQHMNIRWVYSEAPGGTKLHWQQDFAMRPDAPVDDAWMTDNINRNSRVQMELIRDKIEQRDRERRTAPVSAR is encoded by the coding sequence GTGTCCGGACACACCGAGAACGAGATCACCATCGCCGCCCCCCTGGACCTCGTCTGGGACGTGACGAACGACCTTGAGAACTGGCCGCGACTGTTCAGCGAGTACGCGTCCGTCGAGGTCCTCGAGCGGGACGGCGAGAGGACGAAGTTCAGGCTGACCATGCACCCCGACGAGAACGACAAGGTCTGGAGCTGGGTCTCCGAGCGCACCATCGACCGCGCCGCGCGTACGGTCGTCGCCCGCCGGGTCGAGCCCGGCCCCTTCCAGCACATGAACATCCGCTGGGTGTACTCGGAGGCCCCCGGCGGCACCAAGCTGCACTGGCAGCAGGACTTCGCGATGCGGCCCGACGCACCCGTCGACGACGCGTGGATGACCGACAACATCAACCGCAACTCCCGCGTCCAGATGGAACTCATCCGGGACAAGATCGAGCAGCGCGACCGTGAGCGGCGCACCGCCCCGGTCAGCGCCCGCTGA
- a CDS encoding TcmI family type II polyketide cyclase, which yields MHHALIVARMAPDSAPDIAELFAASDGSELPHLVGVSRRKLFQFGDVYLHLIESDRPPGPEIAKVHQHPEFKDLSDKLTAFISPYDPKTWRGPKDAMAHEFYRWERDSTA from the coding sequence ATGCACCATGCTCTGATCGTCGCCCGTATGGCGCCGGATTCGGCGCCGGACATCGCCGAACTGTTCGCCGCCTCGGACGGCAGTGAACTGCCGCACCTCGTCGGCGTGAGCCGGCGCAAGCTGTTCCAGTTCGGTGACGTGTATCTGCATCTGATCGAGTCCGACCGCCCGCCCGGCCCGGAGATCGCCAAGGTGCACCAGCACCCGGAGTTCAAGGATCTCAGCGACAAGTTGACCGCCTTCATCAGCCCGTACGACCCGAAGACCTGGCGTGGTCCGAAGGACGCGATGGCGCACGAGTTCTACCGGTGGGAGCGGGACTCCACCGCCTGA
- a CDS encoding methyltransferase, with protein sequence MTTVSTTPTTPITPLTPHPGMRLREIVFGAACAAAVRAAARLGVADALGETPAGAEELAAELSVEPMPLKRLLRALSCYGIFAETEDGKFVHTDMSRLLREDDPNSLRYISLWCTEPWTWEVWPRLDDAVRTGSSVFPEVFGKGFFDYLHQDAHESAQVFDRAMTTSSMQSALEVAELLDLAEVSEIADIGGGQGHVLASLLEKHPSVRGTLMDLPGVVARADARLRDGGPLAGRTRIVAGDCREEIPVQADLYIIKNILEWDDESTRRTLRNVMTAARPGARVVIIENLVDDTPSMRFTTAMDLLLLLNVGGAKHTRESLMSRMAEAGLIIGDISPVNAYLHAFECVVPA encoded by the coding sequence ATGACCACCGTGAGCACCACCCCCACCACCCCCATCACCCCCCTCACCCCGCATCCCGGGATGCGGCTGCGCGAGATCGTCTTCGGCGCAGCCTGCGCAGCCGCCGTGCGTGCGGCGGCCCGGCTGGGCGTCGCCGACGCGCTCGGAGAGACTCCCGCCGGCGCGGAGGAGCTCGCGGCGGAGCTGAGCGTCGAGCCGATGCCGCTGAAGCGTCTGCTGCGCGCCCTGTCCTGCTACGGGATCTTCGCCGAGACCGAGGACGGCAAATTCGTCCACACCGACATGTCCCGGCTGTTGCGCGAGGACGACCCGAACAGCCTGCGGTACATCTCCCTGTGGTGCACCGAGCCCTGGACCTGGGAGGTCTGGCCCCGCCTGGACGACGCGGTGCGCACCGGCTCGAGCGTCTTCCCCGAGGTGTTCGGAAAGGGGTTCTTCGACTACCTGCACCAGGACGCGCACGAGTCGGCCCAGGTCTTCGACCGGGCCATGACCACCTCCAGCATGCAGTCCGCGCTGGAAGTCGCCGAACTCCTCGACCTCGCCGAGGTGTCCGAGATCGCCGACATCGGCGGCGGTCAGGGACACGTGCTCGCCAGCCTGCTGGAGAAGCACCCGTCCGTCCGCGGCACTCTGATGGATCTGCCGGGCGTGGTGGCGCGGGCCGACGCACGGCTTCGGGACGGCGGTCCGCTCGCCGGACGGACCCGCATCGTCGCCGGGGACTGCCGCGAGGAGATCCCCGTCCAGGCCGACCTCTACATCATCAAGAACATCCTGGAATGGGACGACGAAAGCACCCGCAGGACGCTGCGCAATGTGATGACGGCCGCCCGCCCGGGTGCCCGGGTCGTGATCATCGAGAACCTGGTCGACGACACGCCGTCGATGCGGTTCACCACGGCCATGGATCTGCTGCTGCTCCTCAATGTCGGCGGAGCGAAGCACACCAGGGAGAGTCTGATGAGCCGGATGGCGGAGGCCGGCCTGATCATCGGCGACATCAGTCCGGTCAATGCGTATCTGCACGCATTCGAATGCGTCGTCCCCGCTTGA
- a CDS encoding right-handed parallel beta-helix repeat-containing protein: protein MEKRHTKQLLCLAVAATAVGAAVPACTAAASRSVDSPVVRVVRPGQSIQAAVDASRSGDTIDIRPGTYHESVLIKKAHLTLRGATAGTVLMPPTTGVKAANACAKAGNGICVQGTKKHPVDGVRIRSLTVSGFKKNGVWASWTDGLSVRQVTSRSNGIWGIAQERSTRSDIRDNTTRSNADAGIFVANTVDEEGGATDTRGTTVQGNTMTDNRIGLTVRRVRNLSIHNNTFTGNCSGVFVVGDEGKPQAGAMSIHDNRVTKNNKYCAKTERLPAIQGSGIILTGTVDTDVRKNTVENNVGATPLSGGIVLFKSFVGAHNTGNTISDNRATGNRPADLTNQETTQRNSFARNVCATSAPAGMC, encoded by the coding sequence ATGGAGAAACGTCACACCAAACAGCTCTTGTGCCTCGCCGTGGCGGCCACCGCCGTGGGCGCCGCTGTGCCGGCCTGCACCGCGGCTGCCTCCCGTTCCGTGGATTCCCCAGTCGTGCGCGTGGTGCGTCCGGGCCAGTCGATCCAGGCCGCGGTGGATGCCTCCCGGTCGGGTGACACCATCGACATCCGGCCCGGCACGTATCACGAGAGTGTCCTGATCAAGAAGGCGCACCTGACCCTGCGGGGCGCCACGGCCGGGACCGTGCTCATGCCACCCACGACCGGGGTCAAGGCAGCCAACGCCTGCGCAAAGGCCGGAAACGGCATCTGCGTCCAGGGCACGAAAAAACATCCTGTCGACGGTGTGCGCATCCGCTCGCTGACCGTCTCCGGATTCAAGAAGAACGGAGTCTGGGCCTCCTGGACCGACGGGCTGTCGGTCCGGCAGGTGACGTCCCGGTCCAACGGCATCTGGGGCATCGCCCAGGAGCGGTCCACCCGCTCCGACATCCGGGACAACACCACCCGCTCCAACGCCGACGCCGGCATCTTCGTCGCGAACACCGTGGACGAGGAGGGTGGCGCAACCGACACCCGTGGCACCACGGTCCAGGGCAACACGATGACGGACAACCGGATCGGCCTCACCGTCCGCCGGGTCCGCAACCTCTCGATCCACAACAACACCTTCACCGGCAACTGCAGCGGTGTCTTCGTCGTGGGAGACGAGGGCAAGCCGCAGGCCGGGGCGATGTCCATCCACGACAACCGGGTCACCAAGAACAACAAGTACTGCGCCAAGACCGAGCGACTGCCCGCAATCCAAGGGTCCGGGATCATCCTCACCGGCACCGTGGACACCGATGTGCGCAAGAACACCGTCGAGAACAACGTGGGCGCCACACCGCTCTCCGGCGGGATCGTGCTGTTCAAGAGCTTCGTGGGCGCTCACAACACCGGCAACACCATCAGCGACAACCGGGCGACGGGCAACCGGCCCGCGGACCTGACCAACCAGGAAACCACACAGCGCAACAGCTTCGCCCGCAACGTATGCGCGACATCCGCACCGGCCGGAATGTGCTGA
- a CDS encoding acyl-CoA synthetase: MEYNLADLFESVVDAVPDREALVYLDHPGTGAERRLTYAELDGAANRIAHHLIDAGLTPGEHLGLHLYNGIEYLQTVLACLKARIVPVNVNYRYVEDELVYLYRDADLAALVFDAEFDERVAAAAPRAQKLRHLVRVGTPAAGAPGPDAVAFADAEADGDPEGGFAPRSADDQFIIYTGGTTGLPKGVMWRQEDLFFSGLGGGAPTGDPVKTPQELAERVAAGGDGITFFPTPPLMHGTSTLTAFIGFNFGQRVVVHRKFVPEEVLRTIEKEKVTSVSLVGDAMLRPLIDALRGPLKGTDCSSLFSVSSSGAIMSDSVRAEFQSLVPTVMLLNNFGSSESGFNGTATADSGPENGFRIQVNSRTAVVDPTTYEPVAPGEPGRIAQRGHVPLGYYNDPRKTAETFFRRGGERWVLLGDMATVDAEGIVTVLGRGSQCINTGGEKVYPEEVEQALKSHPDVYDALVAGVPDERWGNHVAAVVQLREGAAEPSLDEVQAHCRTRLAGYKIPRQLVIAPRIQRSPSGKADYRWARSIVAPGRGPQV, encoded by the coding sequence GTGGAGTACAACCTTGCCGACCTGTTCGAGTCGGTCGTCGACGCGGTCCCGGATCGTGAGGCGCTCGTGTATCTCGACCATCCCGGTACGGGTGCCGAGCGGCGGCTCACCTATGCGGAGCTGGACGGAGCCGCCAACCGGATCGCCCACCATCTGATCGACGCCGGTCTGACCCCCGGCGAGCACCTCGGGCTCCACCTCTACAACGGCATCGAGTACCTCCAGACCGTACTGGCCTGCCTCAAGGCGCGCATCGTCCCGGTGAACGTCAACTACCGGTATGTGGAAGACGAGTTGGTCTACCTCTATCGGGACGCGGATCTGGCGGCCCTGGTCTTCGACGCCGAGTTCGACGAGCGGGTCGCGGCCGCCGCACCGAGAGCACAAAAGCTCCGCCATCTCGTACGGGTCGGTACGCCGGCGGCGGGCGCCCCGGGTCCGGATGCCGTGGCGTTCGCCGACGCCGAGGCGGACGGGGATCCCGAGGGCGGTTTCGCGCCCCGATCGGCCGACGACCAGTTCATCATCTACACCGGTGGCACCACGGGCTTGCCCAAGGGCGTGATGTGGCGCCAGGAGGACCTCTTCTTCTCCGGTCTCGGCGGCGGCGCGCCGACCGGCGACCCGGTGAAGACCCCGCAGGAGCTGGCCGAGCGGGTCGCCGCGGGCGGCGACGGCATCACCTTCTTCCCCACTCCCCCACTGATGCACGGAACTTCGACGCTGACCGCGTTCATCGGGTTCAACTTCGGTCAGCGGGTCGTCGTCCACCGCAAGTTCGTGCCCGAGGAGGTGCTCCGTACGATCGAGAAGGAGAAGGTCACCAGTGTGTCGCTGGTTGGTGACGCGATGCTGCGGCCGCTGATCGACGCGCTGCGGGGGCCACTGAAGGGCACCGACTGCTCGTCTCTGTTCTCCGTCTCCAGCTCGGGCGCGATCATGTCCGACTCGGTGCGCGCGGAGTTCCAGTCGCTGGTGCCCACCGTGATGCTGCTCAACAACTTCGGCTCGTCGGAGTCCGGCTTCAACGGCACCGCAACGGCCGACTCGGGGCCGGAGAACGGGTTCCGCATCCAGGTCAACTCCCGTACGGCGGTCGTCGACCCGACGACGTACGAACCGGTGGCGCCGGGCGAGCCGGGCCGGATCGCCCAGCGCGGCCACGTACCGCTCGGCTACTACAACGACCCGCGCAAGACCGCGGAGACGTTCTTCCGCAGGGGCGGGGAGCGATGGGTGCTGCTCGGCGACATGGCCACCGTCGACGCGGAGGGCATCGTCACGGTCCTCGGCCGCGGCTCGCAGTGCATCAACACCGGGGGCGAGAAGGTGTACCCGGAGGAGGTCGAACAGGCGCTCAAGTCCCATCCGGACGTGTACGACGCGCTGGTCGCCGGGGTGCCCGACGAACGGTGGGGAAACCACGTCGCGGCGGTGGTGCAACTGCGGGAGGGAGCGGCCGAACCCTCGCTCGACGAGGTCCAGGCGCACTGCCGGACCCGTCTCGCCGGATACAAGATCCCCCGGCAGCTGGTGATCGCCCCGCGGATCCAGCGCTCGCCCAGCGGCAAGGCCGACTACCGGTGGGCCCGCTCGATCGTCGCGCCCGGCCGTGGACCGCAGGTCTGA